In Aspergillus fumigatus Af293 chromosome 2, whole genome shotgun sequence, a genomic segment contains:
- the dspD gene encoding putative protein-tyrosine phosphatase, with product MEVGKMDADRSSSKRSFAQVASATLLSFQLSGCNQCTSVFAPAPRESCDPESVSPFKRRSTSRPWSIMPVQTSPPSLPDSFPSLMSVFGGISPKFAEGGEHSAALKPLRVPPHVTINTSRRPLPFRHRTSISSVTSGSTDSSPTTTISTFDSPVAADTTPSSSPESPSAMPLSFPKFMPPSRNIEHQSLSGEPSTMSKPSQDVISRARPDSPGRRARNLKNLSLRMPPPSQSSRPAIATASVVETASQRNLSAPPSPAHIPPKSSRRKPANLTIQTPGLDRSFSSNVMEMVPPTPGGLHSLRHTESSPSLTSVFSPSFGPKGGMQLPRPVTHHGSRRPSGASEHNFSPIQSAVEEGSPVGGVLHELEEEEDHLDSRESTRQNERGYPNGPVQIYDSGVYLYLEPTMQEAAQFDVVVNVAKEVANPFANAQGDNGTVMSAWRSASAGANRSSTAEPPTAVSEVSFKSAFEYLPSETESPVTPCSDSSRPEYIHVGWDHNSEILDDLLPLCQLIDSRVSQGKKVLIHCQLGASRSASLVIAYGLYKNRHLDFNSMYEIVKGRSRWVGPNMSLIYQLTDFRSRLQQLSGTSKPAPEEWFVNGPRRGSEPQSSRSERTTEASLTPPSSSSCNSGYSRIATPASWSQTSSGTLSVPSTERATPPSVSPWRIPKSLSHKRSLSPRPLPLRQRFETAQTAAKDVGTRSLAPADAIEKDTVEDPLNLFSPRTSQFLAPSLAPPFPDGLEDRLPGGPHFRTETADPRSPPPGNERLIMRNIDEFL from the coding sequence ATGGAAGTTGGGAAGATGGACGCTGATCGCTCTTCGTCGAAAAGGTCGTTTGCGCAGGTAGCAAGTGCGAcacttctttcctttcaACTGTCTGGATGCAATCAGTGTACATCGGTTTTTGCACCAGCACCTCGCGAGAGTTGCGATCCTGAGAGCGTGTCCCCTTTCAAACGCAGATCCACATCAAGGCCTTGGTCCATCATGCCCGTGCAGACTAGCCCACCGTCACTCCCGGACTCGTTCCCGTCCTTGATGTCGGTATTCGGTGGAATCTCGCCCAAATTCGCCGAGGGTGGAGAGCATAGCGCAGCACTCAAACCTCTCAGAGTCCCTCCACATGTTACCATCAATACATCTCGGCGTCCACTTCCCTTTCGGCACCGGACGAGTATCTCATCCGTGACTTCGGGATCCACAGATTCATCTCCTACCACTACTATCTCTACGTTCGACTCGCCAGTGGCCGCAGATACCACTCCCAGCTCTTCACCTGAATCTCCGTCGGCGATGCCATTGTCGTTTCCTAAATTTATGCCACCATCGCGCAATATTGAACATCAATCACTCTCAGGAGAGCCAAGTACCATGTCGAAACCCTCGCAGGATGTAATAAGCCGAGCGCGTCCGGATTCTCCAGGACGGCGGGCGCGCAATCTCAAGAATCTTTCCTTGAGAATGCCTCCGCCGTCGCAATCGTCGCGACCAGCTATCGCAACAGCCTCGGTAGTTGAGACAGCCTCCCAGCGCAATCTTTCCGCCCCACCCTCCCCCGCGCATATCCCTCCCAAAAGCAGTCGACGAAAGCCGGCAAACCTCACTATTCAAACTCCTGGACTTGACAGATCCTTCTCAAGCAATGTCATGGAAATGGTCCCACCAACACCTGGTGGCCTCCATTCCTTGAGACACACAGAGTCATCGCCTTCTCTGACTTCAGTGTTCTCGCCGTCTTTTGGTCCCAAGGGGGGCATGCAATTGCCGCGACCAGTGACGCACCATGGGAGCCGACGCCCGTCAGGAGCTTCGGAACATAATTTCTCGCCCATTCAGTCGGCCGTCGAAGAGGGCTCACCTGTGGGTGGAGTCCTGCATGaactggaggaagaagaggaccACCTGGACTCGAGAGAGTCAACCCGGCAAAACGAGCGCGGCTATCCGAATGGTCCCGTGCAAATATATGATTCTGGAGTCTATCTTTATTTGGAGCCGACGATGCAAGAGGCTGCTCAATTCGATGTTGTTGTGAACGTTGCGAAGGAAGTTGCAAACCCATTCGCTAATGCCCAAGGGGATAATGGAACGGTGATGAGCGCTTGGCGAAGTGCCTCAGCCGGCGCCAATCGCTCATCAACTGCAGAGCCGCCGACTGCGGTCTCGGAAGTTTCTTTCAAGTCTGCCTTCGAATACCTCCCATCCGAGACCGAGTCTCCGGTCACGCCCTGCAGTGACTCCTCCCGGCCAGAATATATCCACGTAGGCTGGGACCATAACTCCGAGATTCTGGACGACTTATTACCACTGTGCCAGTTGATCGATTCCCGTGTTTCTCAGGGAAAGAAGGTCCTCATTCACTGTCAACTGGGCGCTAGCCGATCCGCCTCTCTAGTAATTGCCTATGGCCTTTACAAGAACCGGCACCTGGACTTTAATTCCATGTACGAGATCGTGAAGGGACGGAGTCGCTGGGTTGGGCCCAACATGAGTCTCATCTATCAATTGACTGATTTTCGCTCAAGGCTGCAGCAGCTGAGTGGTACGTCCAAGCCTGCGCCGGAGGAATGGTTTGTGAATGGACCCCGAAGAGGCTCAGAACCGCAGTCATCGAGATCTGAGAGGACAACCGAAGCGAGTCTCACTCCTCCAAGCAGTAGTAGCTGCAACTCAGGCTACTCTAGGATCGCAACCCCTGCCAGCTGGTCACAGACATCCTCGGGTACTCTCTCTGTTCCCTCGACAGAGCGAGCCACGCCCCCGTCAGTCAGCCCCTGGAGGATCCCCAAGTCTCTGTCTCACAAGCGAAGCTTGTCTCCTCGTCCCTTACCCCTTCGCCAGCGATTCGAAACGGCACAGACAGCGGCTAAGGATGTTGGGACGCGTTCTCTGGCACCGG